The following nucleotide sequence is from Mytilus trossulus isolate FHL-02 chromosome 9, PNRI_Mtr1.1.1.hap1, whole genome shotgun sequence.
taaaagacatttttttaacatttttttgttttgcgtaTTTGACTATCATCTTATCAATTGATTGAcgggaatgactgtaatatttttgttctgtttatgaagaaataacatcaaaaatgtggtgcacactcgGAATAACCCGCGTAGGCAGAAAAAAGATTACAGTTATTCCTTagaatttaattctaaattccattttaaaccggtgtaaataattaacaaaaacgtTCATGACGTGACGGTGTAATGATAAAACTATGTGTATAAGATGATAATCAAAAcactgtcagccaatcagaagacgcgttatattcaaaattaaattattatatcaGACACTTTAAATCTGAcagcaagacaagatctacaaataatacaagatcaACAGAAAAGAGATTTTTGTGGTGAATTTTAATCCAGTCTATAGTGTCCGGAAGAGTTGACGGTGCGCATTGAACAAGGAGAGCAACACATGCTCATTAGCCAGTTAGAGCCTCTAGTCTTTCaataatttgttcttttttttattgggCAGAAGTTTgcgttttaaaataacaaaataattcaataaattgcAGGTAGAAGACTGTACAACATACAATTTAACAGAAGATGTCTTGGAATAGACAAGAAATTTAACAATTATCATAATGCTTCAACGATATATGTAAACCATTGTATACCACATATACATCTTTGTGTGCATGAGCGCATGAGCTCTCATTGTTCTCGAAATAgtagtaagtaagtaagtatgATCACCTGGAATTTGGACTAATTACGAATGAATGTCGAATAATAATTGATTGTTAcagtgttttaatttaaatacatattccTATTCATCTGTGACTCTCTAAAGATCGGAAGACCAAAGAGAATTACAGCAGTACTTTATTTCAAGTCAAGCTGAACGATTGTGTAAAACGAGACTAGACGAGAGAATAAATGTGAACaatctaaaaataatataatacagAATAACATATTtgtgaaattaaattattgaatgGGTATATTAAAGGTAAATTGTATGGAGAataaaaaacagttttaaagtattgcaaaataaatattagtttttatacttatttttatcattaaggTATATTTTACGAATAAAGACTTCATCCGGGGATGTCATGTTTAAAATGACCTACGTATTCTAGCTAGCATATTAGTTTGGGTCAGCTCCTTAAAAGGccatcaaattttttttttttttttttaaataatatctttattgcacTTTTATTTGCTGTTTTGACAAATTACTCGACCTACAACAGTAGGCCGAATATCCCTTCAGACTTTAGACGATTTCGAACTTTGGAGAACATTTGTAAGtttgtaacaaaatttcagtggCTGCGAGTGGTTATAGATCGGTTATTTGTGTCTTTTACGTTGCTGTTGTTCTTATTGCAGTTCCCGTCAATCTAATGAGTTGTGCCATTTCCAATTCACTTTGACAATTATTTGTTCTAGTTTTGTGCTGTTGCATCAGTGTGACCTTTCCAGGTAGTGAAGGGTTTGGCtcttaaaaacatgttttacacCGCCAGATTCTCCACGTTGAAATCCAAAGACGAGAGTCTTTGCTTTATGATTCTGTTTAAAAGATAAGCGAAAAATACCAAGGGGATATTCAATTAAACCGGAAGATACCAAGGGGATAATCAATTAAACTCATAAGTGGAAGGAAACCAAGAACGCGAtcacaaaataagaaaaattagaggtgtcaaagcgacacgaatggccccgtcccaaaaagttgaaaaatctgcaatttcaatatcaacacatgcggacacaaacatgatggtagtctcgCATAttaaaaatcagctcaaaatctggagggaaatagagaaaaaaatctgtataactgtgattttcaataatttatcaaagtccaaagcccgtgATTTCAGCGAAAAAAAGCGGAGCGGAGCGAAACGAAACTTAAGCTTGACCTGTAACTCaccatggttaactcacataccaaaaatcagcccaatatctgaaggcgtttagaaaaaaaatccgtataacTGTCATGACTGTGATTTCAGCAATTTCTCAAAGTTCAAGGCCTATAATTTCGGCAAAAAATAGTGGagcggaacgaaacttaaactagatctgtaactcatcatggttaactcacataccaaaaatcagcctaATATCTGATggcgtttagaaaaaagtccgtataactgtgattttcaacaatttctcaaaGTCCAACATgtccaaagcccgtaatttcgaaaaaaaattagTGGAGAGTAACGAAACTTacacttgatctgtaactcatcatggtaaACTCACATActaaaaatcagcccaatatctgaaggagtttagaaaaaaatctccgtataatggtttgttgcggaatgacgGAATTACGGAAAGGCAGAAAGACGGAAAGACGGAATTTcgaacaagggtaaaactatatggcaccgacaacttcgttGCGGGGCCACATAAAAGACGAACAGACGAAGAGGTCAATAAAGAACTACACAGACATTAAAGATTTGGACTAATtgccgggtttgtaataacataagcaacacgggtgccacatgtgggaCTGGATCTGttagcacctgagatcacccccagtttttgatggggttcctGTTGCTTAAtagtcttttgttttatatagtgTGTCTTGtgaacttttatttgtctgtctttttctttttttaacccatggcgttgtcagtttaatttcaCACCATGTCttttataacataattttttaaatgaagaggCCCAGGCCAGGGATAAAGAAGCGAATAATGCGTCGATATTTGTGAttacaaatttttaagaaaGGAAATAGAGATAGTAGAACATTCTTATATGGGAAATAGGAAACATTTgcaaattatcaattttgtcaCAAGTCTGCCAATTAAAACTTTGGACACTTTGAGATATACGCACATGTAGATAAGTGAAAACCTATAAATAAAGTCTTTATATTGATCCAATTTCATCAAATTCCAAAATTCAATACATTTTATGACGGAATAAAACCCCAAATTGGCATTACTATGGAACAGAACTTGCTTATTATGGAGTTCGGAAGTTGACATCATACCACGTGactgaaaaaaagtttgcacatAGAACCTAGGTGGCGTCCCTACTAAGAAAGATCTATTATGACAAAGAGACAACTGTTGTATTTGCTGTAAagttttttattattccttttTGATAATTGCTTCTGTTTTAATCTGGATTTCCTCACTATTCATTCGAAATTTTACGTCATCGTCTGCACTACTGTCCATACTTTCGTCTTCAAAATCATCGGGTAAGCCAGACAGATCTACAAACGATCCACTATCTGCGATTTCTATACTGAGATCGCTAGAGCCTCGTTTTCGTCTTGCCTGTACTTTACCAAGTTTCTTGTCCAAAAGATACTTCCTCCTATTTTGAAGAGCTTCCCTCAACCTAGTAAATATAGTATTTTGACTAGCTGATAACTGCGGAGCCAAAGAAAcaataaacttgaaaaattCTTTCTTTTGGGGAACATTGATTTCATGCAAACATGGTGCATCCTTCCATATACCTGCTGCATGTGCTGCATTTCTAATAAGTATTCCGCCCAATCGTTGTGCTTCCGTTGGTTTGGCATAACGTGATCTCTTTGACAACAGTTCGTCTGCTGTAAAAGTTTTCACTTTACTTGACATGACACTCCATGCATATGTACAATCGTAATTTAAGCCATATATGCTACTTGCAGATGGCATTTGATATAgctgtatttgattttgatgtatGATATTTGACGAATTTGTAGACGCAgtctttgaacatgttgaaggcGAATGACTTTTCGGATCTTTACGAAATTCAGTCGAACCGGTTCTCTGTTGTAAGTTAGAGTCACTGCCAATATGTTTTGACAATGAAACAAGTGCATCAACTGCCGAGTCATAAATGTTCAGTTGGCTATCATCAACTTTTTCTATTACTTTCCGATCGCGATGAGGACTATATTCGTCCGTACTAGAAACCTTTTCATTCATTAACTCGGTCGACTGACGCCTTGATTGGGTTTCCTCTCTTCTGATTGGTGGTGATGATATAGTCCGACTTGGAGACATAAATGCTGGGTTTACTTGAGTCTTCATCGGAGAACTCCGTTCAGGTTCCGATGAcacaagggagataactccacGAGTTGGCTGATGATGTTGATGACTGTATACATTGTTTTGTTGACTTGATGACGAAACAGGtttgtttgaaaatgaattaGCCGACTGTTTATTTAAATCGCATTGTTTATATTGTGGGGAACTCAGAACTTGATGATTGGCTGATGTAAATGAAGGCAGAACTTGATGATTGGCTGATGGTAACGAGGGCCGGTTAGGGGAGACGACTGAGGACGACTGCTGGGTTTCTGTTGATTTTTGTTCCCTCAATACTTTCCGTATTGTAAATCTGTCTCTGAACACAGAAAACGCATCCTGAATGTCCTCTTcacaaaattcaaataacatctgtcctgtaatttcattttctgaaaaaaataatatatgtctaatttattttaaacagaaatttataCACCGCGtataaaaataactttgttGGATAGATTTCTAAATGTCACTTCAAAGTTATGTGGTAGCACATTGGTACAAAAGCACATGCACGAGTTCTTATTAACcatatattatcatgattatgaaaCTGATTcggtaaatgttttaattattattttaacgtgtgttttcatttgaaataaaattattggtAGGTGAATGAATGGTTGAGTGCAGTACTGCTTCGCATTTTGCATT
It contains:
- the LOC134683218 gene encoding uncharacterized protein LOC134683218, whose translation is MSVKRMNYIELSTFLTNKGLSDTGKKSITENEITGQMLFEFCEEDIQDAFSVFRDRFTIRKVLREQKSTETQQSSSVVSPNRPSLPSANHQVLPSFTSANHQVLSSPQYKQCDLNKQSANSFSNKPVSSSSQQNNVYSHQHHQPTRGVISLVSSEPERSSPMKTQVNPAFMSPSRTISSPPIRREETQSRRQSTELMNEKVSSTDEYSPHRDRKVIEKVDDSQLNIYDSAVDALVSLSKHIGSDSNLQQRTGSTEFRKDPKSHSPSTCSKTASTNSSNIIHQNQIQLYQMPSASSIYGLNYDCTYAWSVMSSKVKTFTADELLSKRSRYAKPTEAQRLGGILIRNAAHAAGIWKDAPCLHEINVPQKKEFFKFIVSLAPQLSASQNTIFTRLREALQNRRKYLLDKKLGKVQARRKRGSSDLSIEIADSGSFVDLSGLPDDFEDESMDSSADDDVKFRMNSEEIQIKTEAIIKKE